A portion of the Acanthopagrus latus isolate v.2019 chromosome 21, fAcaLat1.1, whole genome shotgun sequence genome contains these proteins:
- the LOC119011490 gene encoding dipeptidyl peptidase 9-like isoform X3: protein MTAVDGLSDSTEVVEMEDVPSQFFVEKHTWEGLRDIIHCSRKYSGMIANKAPHDFQFVQKKDENGPHSHRLYYLGMPYGSRENSLLYSEIPKKIRKEALLVLSWKQMLDHFQATPHQGAYSREEELLRERKRLGAFGITSYDYHAQTGLFLFQASNSLFYCQDGGNNGFIQSAPVKPVEIKTQCSGTRMDPKICPGDPDFIAFINNNDLWIAHIKTGEERRLTYCHKGVDSVKEDPKSAGVATFVIQEEFDRFTGYWWSPSAVADPNGGKTLYLLYEEVDETEVEIIHVPSPALEERKADAYRYPRTGSKNPAATLKLAEIKTDHQGRIVSTQDKELAVPFTTLFPGTEYIARVGWTSDGKYGWAVLLDRSQRKLQLVLLPPALFIPVTDDPVQRQESLAAVPSNTQPYIIYEETTDVWINVHDIFYPFIQTTEDEFTFIWINESKTGFSHLYKITSLLQPGCYHWTDDYHHIEGDFKCAIKEEVTLTSGEWEVLARHGSKIWVNESSKLVYFQGTRDTPLEHHLYVVSCDSPGDVVRLTKPGFSHSCSVSQNFDFFVSHYSNVSTPPCVHVYKLTSSEGDPLHMVPEFWASMMESPGCPGDYNPPEIFDFPGKSGFQLYGMVYKPHNLQPGRKHPTVLFVYGGPQVQLVNNSFKGMKYLRLNTLASLGYAVVVIDGRGSCQRGLEFEGALKNKMGQVEIEDQVEGLQYVAEKFNFVDLSRVAIHGWSYGGFLSLMGLIQRPNVFKLAIAGAPVTVWMAYDTGYTERYMDVPENNQQGYEEGSVALHVDKLPSEPNRLLILHGFLDENVHFFHTNFLVSQIIRAGKPYQLQVYPNERHSIRCPESGEHYEIMLLHFLQQYL, encoded by the exons ATGACGGCTGTGGACGGCCTTTCGGACAGCACGGaggtggtggagatggaggatgTCCCGTCTCAGTTCTTTGTGGAGAAGCACACATGGGAGGGCCTTCGTGACATCATTCACTGTAGCAGGAAGTACTCGGGAATGATTGCCAACAAGGCTCCCCATGACTTCCAGTTTGTGCAGAAGAAGGATGAGAATGGACCCCACTCCCACCGGTTATACTACCTCG GAATGCCTTATGGAAGCAGAGAGAACTCGTTACTCTACTCAGAAATCCCCAAGAAGATCCGGAAAGAGGCCCTCTTagtgttgtcatggaaacagatGCTGGATCACTTCCAG GCGACACCACACCAGGGGGCCTACTCTcgagaggaggagttgctgagAGAGCGTAAACGTCTCGGAGCGTTTGGTATCACCTCCTATGACTACCATGCCCAGACAGGCCTGTTCCTCTTCCAGGCCAGCAATAGCCTCTTCTACTGTCAGGATGGAGGCAACAATGGCTTCATT CAGTCTGCTCCTGTAAAGCCAGTGGAGATCAAGACCCAGTGCTCAGGAACCCGCATGGACCCCAAGATCTGCCCGGGAGACCCGGACTTCATAGCCTTCATCAACAATAATGACCTGTGGATAGCCCACATTAAGACGGGCGAGGAAAGGAGACTCACTTACTGCCACAAAG gtGTGGATAGCGTTAAGGAGGACCCCAAGTCTGCAGGTGTAGCAACATTTGTCATCCAAGAAGAGTTTGACCGCTTCACTGGCTACTGGTGGAGCCCCTCAGCAGTGGCAG aCCCTAATGGAGGTAAAACACTGTACCTGCTGTATGAAGAGGTGGATGAGACGGAAGTAGAGATTATTCATGTTCCATCTCCGGCACTGGAAGAGCGGAAAGCAGATGCATACAGATATCCACGTACAG GTAGCAAAAATCCCGCGGCCACCCTTAAACTGGCAGAGATCAAAACAGATCATCAAGGAAGA ATTGTGAGCACGCAAGATAAAGAACTTGCTGTCCCCTTCACCACCTTGTTTCCGGGGACAGAATACATCGCAAGGGTAGGATGGACGAGCGATGGAAAATA cGGCTGGGCAGTGCTTCTGGACCGCAGTCAGAGAAAACTACAGCTGGTCCTGCTGCCTCCAGCCCTCTTCATCCCTGTCACAGATGACCCAGTTCAGAGGCAGGAGAGTCTCGCAGCCGTGCCCAGCAACACACAGCCATACATAATCTACGAAGAGACCACCGACGTCTGGATTAAT GTTCACGACATATTCTATCCATTTATTCAAACGACAGAAGATGAGTTTACTTTCATTTGGATAAATGAGTCTAAAACTGGTTTTAGCCATCTGTATAAAATCACATCTCTGTTGCAACCTGGCTGCTACCATTGGACAGATGACTACCACCACATAGAGG GAGACTTCAAATGTGCAATCAAGGAAGAGGTTACACTGACCAGCGGAGAATGGGAAGTGCTGGCAAGACATGGTTCCAAG ATCTGGGTGAATGAGTCATCAAAGCTGGTGTACTTCCAGGGCACCAGAGACACTCCTCTGGAGCATCACCTCTACGTGGTCAGCTGTGACTCACCTGGAGATGTGGTCAGACTAACCAAGCCTGGCTTCTCTCATAGCTGCTCTGTTAGTCAG aactttgacttttttgtcaGCCACTACAGCAACGTGAGTACACCTCCGTGTGTTCACGTCTACAAACTGACCAGCTCAGAAGGTGACCCGCTGCACATGGTGCCTGAGTTCTGGGCCAGCATGATGGAATCACCAG GTTGCCCAGGAGATTACAATCCGCCTGAGATTTTTGACTTTCCAGGGAAGTCTGGCTTCCAGCTTTACGGGATGGTGTACAAACCTCACAACCTGCAACCTGGCAGGAAACACCCGACTGTTCTCTTCGTGTACGGAGGCCCACAG GTGCAGCTGGTGAACAACTCCTTCAAAGGGATGAAGTACCTCCGTCTGAACACGCTAGCCTCTCTGGGCTACGCTGTAGTTGTCATTGACGGGAGGGGCTCCTGTCAGAGGGGCCTTGAATTTGAAGGagcactaaaaaacaaaatg GGCCAGGTGGAGATTGAAGACCAGGTGGAGGGGCTGCAGTACGTAGCGGAAAAGTTCAACTTTGTGGACCTGAGCCGTGTTGCCATTCATGGCTGGTCATATGGtggtttcctctctctcatggGCCTCATCCAGCGACCCAATGTCTTCAAG CTGGCTATTGCAGGCGCCCCGGTGACTGTGTGGATGGCTTACGACACGGGCTACACAGAGCGTTACATGGACGTGCCTGAGAACAACCAGCAGGGCTACGAGGAAGGCTCGGTGGCACTGCATGTGGACAAACTGCCCAGCGA GCCCAACCGTTTGCTGATTCTCCATGGATTTCTAGATGAGAATGTGCACTTTTTCCACACCAATTTCCTAGTGTCACAGATAATCCGTGCTGGGAAGCCCTACCAGCTTCAG GTATATCCCAATGAGCGACACAGTATTCGCTGCCCTGAGTCTGGAGAGCACTACGAGATAATGCTGCTGCACTTTCTACAACAATACCTCTGA
- the rps15 gene encoding 40S ribosomal protein S15, giving the protein MADTEIKKKRTFRKFTYRGVDLDQLLDMSYEQLMQLYCARQRRRLNRGLRRKQQSLLKRLRKAKKEAPPMEKPEVVKTHLRDMVILPEMVGSMVGVYNGKTFNQVEIKPEMCGHYLGEFSITYKPVKHGRPGIGATHSSRFIPLK; this is encoded by the exons ATG GCGGATACCGAGATCAAGAAGAAGCGTACCTTCAGGAAGTTCACCTACAGAGGTGTGGACCTGGACCAGCTTCTGGACATGTCCTA TGAGCAGCTGATGCAGCTGTACTGCGCCCgccagaggaggaggctgaacCGTGGCCTTCGCCGCAAGCAGCAGTCCCTCCTGAAGCGCCTGCGTAAGGCAAAGAAAGAGGCTCCCCCCATGGAGAAACCAGAGGTGGTGAAGACCCACCTGAGGGACATGGTCATCCTGCCTGAGATGGTCGGGTCCATGGTTGGAGTGTACAATGGCAAGACTTTCAACCAGGTTGAAATCAAG CCTGAGATGTGCGGTCACTACCTGGGCGAGTTCTCCATCACCTACAAGCCAGTCAAGCACGGTCGCCCTGGTATTGGAGCCACACATTCTTCTCGTTTCATCCCTCTGAAGTAG
- the cnn2 gene encoding calponin-2 isoform X2: MSFNKGPAFGLTAEVKNKIAQKYDPQKEEELRIWIEDITGKCVGPDFQKGLKDGVILCELINTLAPNSVRKINHSALNWHQLENLTNFIKATTAYGLKPHDIFEANDLFENGNMTQVQTALLALANMAKTKGIQSRVDIGVKYADKQERVFDEEKMKAGQCVIGLQMGTNKCASQAGMNAYGTRRHLYDPKNQVQTPLDNTTISLQMGTNKGASQAGMTAPGTRRAIYDQKLCTDKCDNSTMSLQMGYSRGANQSGQNFGLGRQIFDAKYCPQPGEVPDDQNGEGVACNYIPDYQDEGYQGYQEEEQVYQDDGTDY; the protein is encoded by the exons ATTGCACAGAAGTACGACCCTCAAAAAGAAGAGGAGCTGAGGATCTGGATCGAAGACATCACTGGCAAGTGTGTTGGCCCTGACTTCCAGAAGGGCTTGAAGGATGGAGTCATCCTGTGCGA acttATCAACACACTTGCACCAAATTCTGTGAGGAAGATCAACCACTCTGCACTGAACTGGCATCAG CTGGAGAACCTGACGAACTTCATCAAAGCCACCACAGCATATGGCCTGAAGCCTCATGACATATTTGAAGCCAATGACCTGTTTGAGAACGGCAACATGACGCAGGTCCAAACAGCGCTGCTCGCACTCGCTAACATG GCTAAGACCAAGGGCATCCAGTCTCGGGTGGACATTGGGGTCAAGTACGCAGACAAGCAGGAGAGGGTGTTTGATGAAGAGAAGATGAAGGCTGGACAGTGTGTTATTGGCCTACAG atgGGGACCAACAAGTGTGCCAGCCAGGCAGGTATGAACGCTTACGGCACCAGGAGGCACTTATATGACCCCAAAAATCAAGTCCAGACCCCCTTGGACAACACAACCATCAGCCTGCAAATGGGAACCAACAAGGGAGCGAGCCAG GCTGGGATGACTGCTCCAGGGACACGGCGTGCCATTTACGACCAGAAGCTGTGCACAGACAAGTGTGACAACAGCACCATGTCCCTGCAGATGGGCTACAGCCGCGGAGCCAACCAGAGCGGGCAGAACTTCGGCCTGGGGCGGCAGATATTTGACGCCAAATACTGTCCTCAGCCAGGAGAGGTTCCAGATGATCAAAATGGGGAAGGTGTTGCCTGCAACTACATCCCAGATTACCAAGACGAGGGTTACCAAGGTTACCAGGAAGAAGAGCAGGTGTACCAAGATGATGGGACAGATTACtag
- the LOC119011490 gene encoding dipeptidyl peptidase 9-like isoform X1 — protein MHRVKKVKLCDNKEGIWKSCVAVSMTAVDGLSDSTEVVEMEDVPSQFFVEKHTWEGLRDIIHCSRKYSGMIANKAPHDFQFVQKKDENGPHSHRLYYLGMPYGSRENSLLYSEIPKKIRKEALLVLSWKQMLDHFQATPHQGAYSREEELLRERKRLGAFGITSYDYHAQTGLFLFQASNSLFYCQDGGNNGFIQSAPVKPVEIKTQCSGTRMDPKICPGDPDFIAFINNNDLWIAHIKTGEERRLTYCHKGVDSVKEDPKSAGVATFVIQEEFDRFTGYWWSPSAVADPNGGKTLYLLYEEVDETEVEIIHVPSPALEERKADAYRYPRTGSKNPAATLKLAEIKTDHQGRIVSTQDKELAVPFTTLFPGTEYIARVGWTSDGKYGWAVLLDRSQRKLQLVLLPPALFIPVTDDPVQRQESLAAVPSNTQPYIIYEETTDVWINVHDIFYPFIQTTEDEFTFIWINESKTGFSHLYKITSLLQPGCYHWTDDYHHIEGDFKCAIKEEVTLTSGEWEVLARHGSKIWVNESSKLVYFQGTRDTPLEHHLYVVSCDSPGDVVRLTKPGFSHSCSVSQNFDFFVSHYSNVSTPPCVHVYKLTSSEGDPLHMVPEFWASMMESPGCPGDYNPPEIFDFPGKSGFQLYGMVYKPHNLQPGRKHPTVLFVYGGPQVQLVNNSFKGMKYLRLNTLASLGYAVVVIDGRGSCQRGLEFEGALKNKMGQVEIEDQVEGLQYVAEKFNFVDLSRVAIHGWSYGGFLSLMGLIQRPNVFKLAIAGAPVTVWMAYDTGYTERYMDVPENNQQGYEEGSVALHVDKLPSEPNRLLILHGFLDENVHFFHTNFLVSQIIRAGKPYQLQVYPNERHSIRCPESGEHYEIMLLHFLQQYL, from the exons ATGCATAGAGTCAAGAAGGTCAAACTTTGTGACAATAAAGAAGGTATCTGGAAAAG CTGTGTGGCAGTGAGCATGACGGCTGTGGACGGCCTTTCGGACAGCACGGaggtggtggagatggaggatgTCCCGTCTCAGTTCTTTGTGGAGAAGCACACATGGGAGGGCCTTCGTGACATCATTCACTGTAGCAGGAAGTACTCGGGAATGATTGCCAACAAGGCTCCCCATGACTTCCAGTTTGTGCAGAAGAAGGATGAGAATGGACCCCACTCCCACCGGTTATACTACCTCG GAATGCCTTATGGAAGCAGAGAGAACTCGTTACTCTACTCAGAAATCCCCAAGAAGATCCGGAAAGAGGCCCTCTTagtgttgtcatggaaacagatGCTGGATCACTTCCAG GCGACACCACACCAGGGGGCCTACTCTcgagaggaggagttgctgagAGAGCGTAAACGTCTCGGAGCGTTTGGTATCACCTCCTATGACTACCATGCCCAGACAGGCCTGTTCCTCTTCCAGGCCAGCAATAGCCTCTTCTACTGTCAGGATGGAGGCAACAATGGCTTCATT CAGTCTGCTCCTGTAAAGCCAGTGGAGATCAAGACCCAGTGCTCAGGAACCCGCATGGACCCCAAGATCTGCCCGGGAGACCCGGACTTCATAGCCTTCATCAACAATAATGACCTGTGGATAGCCCACATTAAGACGGGCGAGGAAAGGAGACTCACTTACTGCCACAAAG gtGTGGATAGCGTTAAGGAGGACCCCAAGTCTGCAGGTGTAGCAACATTTGTCATCCAAGAAGAGTTTGACCGCTTCACTGGCTACTGGTGGAGCCCCTCAGCAGTGGCAG aCCCTAATGGAGGTAAAACACTGTACCTGCTGTATGAAGAGGTGGATGAGACGGAAGTAGAGATTATTCATGTTCCATCTCCGGCACTGGAAGAGCGGAAAGCAGATGCATACAGATATCCACGTACAG GTAGCAAAAATCCCGCGGCCACCCTTAAACTGGCAGAGATCAAAACAGATCATCAAGGAAGA ATTGTGAGCACGCAAGATAAAGAACTTGCTGTCCCCTTCACCACCTTGTTTCCGGGGACAGAATACATCGCAAGGGTAGGATGGACGAGCGATGGAAAATA cGGCTGGGCAGTGCTTCTGGACCGCAGTCAGAGAAAACTACAGCTGGTCCTGCTGCCTCCAGCCCTCTTCATCCCTGTCACAGATGACCCAGTTCAGAGGCAGGAGAGTCTCGCAGCCGTGCCCAGCAACACACAGCCATACATAATCTACGAAGAGACCACCGACGTCTGGATTAAT GTTCACGACATATTCTATCCATTTATTCAAACGACAGAAGATGAGTTTACTTTCATTTGGATAAATGAGTCTAAAACTGGTTTTAGCCATCTGTATAAAATCACATCTCTGTTGCAACCTGGCTGCTACCATTGGACAGATGACTACCACCACATAGAGG GAGACTTCAAATGTGCAATCAAGGAAGAGGTTACACTGACCAGCGGAGAATGGGAAGTGCTGGCAAGACATGGTTCCAAG ATCTGGGTGAATGAGTCATCAAAGCTGGTGTACTTCCAGGGCACCAGAGACACTCCTCTGGAGCATCACCTCTACGTGGTCAGCTGTGACTCACCTGGAGATGTGGTCAGACTAACCAAGCCTGGCTTCTCTCATAGCTGCTCTGTTAGTCAG aactttgacttttttgtcaGCCACTACAGCAACGTGAGTACACCTCCGTGTGTTCACGTCTACAAACTGACCAGCTCAGAAGGTGACCCGCTGCACATGGTGCCTGAGTTCTGGGCCAGCATGATGGAATCACCAG GTTGCCCAGGAGATTACAATCCGCCTGAGATTTTTGACTTTCCAGGGAAGTCTGGCTTCCAGCTTTACGGGATGGTGTACAAACCTCACAACCTGCAACCTGGCAGGAAACACCCGACTGTTCTCTTCGTGTACGGAGGCCCACAG GTGCAGCTGGTGAACAACTCCTTCAAAGGGATGAAGTACCTCCGTCTGAACACGCTAGCCTCTCTGGGCTACGCTGTAGTTGTCATTGACGGGAGGGGCTCCTGTCAGAGGGGCCTTGAATTTGAAGGagcactaaaaaacaaaatg GGCCAGGTGGAGATTGAAGACCAGGTGGAGGGGCTGCAGTACGTAGCGGAAAAGTTCAACTTTGTGGACCTGAGCCGTGTTGCCATTCATGGCTGGTCATATGGtggtttcctctctctcatggGCCTCATCCAGCGACCCAATGTCTTCAAG CTGGCTATTGCAGGCGCCCCGGTGACTGTGTGGATGGCTTACGACACGGGCTACACAGAGCGTTACATGGACGTGCCTGAGAACAACCAGCAGGGCTACGAGGAAGGCTCGGTGGCACTGCATGTGGACAAACTGCCCAGCGA GCCCAACCGTTTGCTGATTCTCCATGGATTTCTAGATGAGAATGTGCACTTTTTCCACACCAATTTCCTAGTGTCACAGATAATCCGTGCTGGGAAGCCCTACCAGCTTCAG GTATATCCCAATGAGCGACACAGTATTCGCTGCCCTGAGTCTGGAGAGCACTACGAGATAATGCTGCTGCACTTTCTACAACAATACCTCTGA
- the cnn2 gene encoding calponin-2 isoform X1: MSFNKGPAFGLTAEVKNKIAQKYDPQKEEELRIWIEDITGKCVGPDFQKGLKDGVILCELINTLAPNSVRKINHSALNWHQLENLTNFIKATTAYGLKPHDIFEANDLFENGNMTQVQTALLALANMVRLKKDTIYDTCIGSDVFTIQKVKFFFMTAFNALFSQAKTKGIQSRVDIGVKYADKQERVFDEEKMKAGQCVIGLQMGTNKCASQAGMNAYGTRRHLYDPKNQVQTPLDNTTISLQMGTNKGASQAGMTAPGTRRAIYDQKLCTDKCDNSTMSLQMGYSRGANQSGQNFGLGRQIFDAKYCPQPGEVPDDQNGEGVACNYIPDYQDEGYQGYQEEEQVYQDDGTDY, from the exons ATTGCACAGAAGTACGACCCTCAAAAAGAAGAGGAGCTGAGGATCTGGATCGAAGACATCACTGGCAAGTGTGTTGGCCCTGACTTCCAGAAGGGCTTGAAGGATGGAGTCATCCTGTGCGA acttATCAACACACTTGCACCAAATTCTGTGAGGAAGATCAACCACTCTGCACTGAACTGGCATCAG CTGGAGAACCTGACGAACTTCATCAAAGCCACCACAGCATATGGCCTGAAGCCTCATGACATATTTGAAGCCAATGACCTGTTTGAGAACGGCAACATGACGCAGGTCCAAACAGCGCTGCTCGCACTCGCTAACATGGTAAGACTTAAAAAAGACACTATATATGACACTTGTATAGGGAGTGATGTTTTTACTATCCAGAAAGTAAAATTCTTTTTTATGACGGCCTTCAATGCTCTTTTCTCTCAGGCTAAGACCAAGGGCATCCAGTCTCGGGTGGACATTGGGGTCAAGTACGCAGACAAGCAGGAGAGGGTGTTTGATGAAGAGAAGATGAAGGCTGGACAGTGTGTTATTGGCCTACAG atgGGGACCAACAAGTGTGCCAGCCAGGCAGGTATGAACGCTTACGGCACCAGGAGGCACTTATATGACCCCAAAAATCAAGTCCAGACCCCCTTGGACAACACAACCATCAGCCTGCAAATGGGAACCAACAAGGGAGCGAGCCAG GCTGGGATGACTGCTCCAGGGACACGGCGTGCCATTTACGACCAGAAGCTGTGCACAGACAAGTGTGACAACAGCACCATGTCCCTGCAGATGGGCTACAGCCGCGGAGCCAACCAGAGCGGGCAGAACTTCGGCCTGGGGCGGCAGATATTTGACGCCAAATACTGTCCTCAGCCAGGAGAGGTTCCAGATGATCAAAATGGGGAAGGTGTTGCCTGCAACTACATCCCAGATTACCAAGACGAGGGTTACCAAGGTTACCAGGAAGAAGAGCAGGTGTACCAAGATGATGGGACAGATTACtag
- the LOC119011490 gene encoding dipeptidyl peptidase 9-like isoform X2, protein MHRVKKVKLCDNKEGIWKSCVAVSMTAVDGLSDSTEVVEMEDVPSQFFVEKHTWEGLRDIIHCSRKYSGMIANKAPHDFQFVQKKDENGPHSHRLYYLGMPYGSRENSLLYSEIPKKIRKEALLVLSWKQMLDHFQATPHQGAYSREEELLRERKRLGAFGITSYDYHAQTGLFLFQASNSLFYCQDGGNNGFISAPVKPVEIKTQCSGTRMDPKICPGDPDFIAFINNNDLWIAHIKTGEERRLTYCHKGVDSVKEDPKSAGVATFVIQEEFDRFTGYWWSPSAVADPNGGKTLYLLYEEVDETEVEIIHVPSPALEERKADAYRYPRTGSKNPAATLKLAEIKTDHQGRIVSTQDKELAVPFTTLFPGTEYIARVGWTSDGKYGWAVLLDRSQRKLQLVLLPPALFIPVTDDPVQRQESLAAVPSNTQPYIIYEETTDVWINVHDIFYPFIQTTEDEFTFIWINESKTGFSHLYKITSLLQPGCYHWTDDYHHIEGDFKCAIKEEVTLTSGEWEVLARHGSKIWVNESSKLVYFQGTRDTPLEHHLYVVSCDSPGDVVRLTKPGFSHSCSVSQNFDFFVSHYSNVSTPPCVHVYKLTSSEGDPLHMVPEFWASMMESPGCPGDYNPPEIFDFPGKSGFQLYGMVYKPHNLQPGRKHPTVLFVYGGPQVQLVNNSFKGMKYLRLNTLASLGYAVVVIDGRGSCQRGLEFEGALKNKMGQVEIEDQVEGLQYVAEKFNFVDLSRVAIHGWSYGGFLSLMGLIQRPNVFKLAIAGAPVTVWMAYDTGYTERYMDVPENNQQGYEEGSVALHVDKLPSEPNRLLILHGFLDENVHFFHTNFLVSQIIRAGKPYQLQVYPNERHSIRCPESGEHYEIMLLHFLQQYL, encoded by the exons ATGCATAGAGTCAAGAAGGTCAAACTTTGTGACAATAAAGAAGGTATCTGGAAAAG CTGTGTGGCAGTGAGCATGACGGCTGTGGACGGCCTTTCGGACAGCACGGaggtggtggagatggaggatgTCCCGTCTCAGTTCTTTGTGGAGAAGCACACATGGGAGGGCCTTCGTGACATCATTCACTGTAGCAGGAAGTACTCGGGAATGATTGCCAACAAGGCTCCCCATGACTTCCAGTTTGTGCAGAAGAAGGATGAGAATGGACCCCACTCCCACCGGTTATACTACCTCG GAATGCCTTATGGAAGCAGAGAGAACTCGTTACTCTACTCAGAAATCCCCAAGAAGATCCGGAAAGAGGCCCTCTTagtgttgtcatggaaacagatGCTGGATCACTTCCAG GCGACACCACACCAGGGGGCCTACTCTcgagaggaggagttgctgagAGAGCGTAAACGTCTCGGAGCGTTTGGTATCACCTCCTATGACTACCATGCCCAGACAGGCCTGTTCCTCTTCCAGGCCAGCAATAGCCTCTTCTACTGTCAGGATGGAGGCAACAATGGCTTCATT TCTGCTCCTGTAAAGCCAGTGGAGATCAAGACCCAGTGCTCAGGAACCCGCATGGACCCCAAGATCTGCCCGGGAGACCCGGACTTCATAGCCTTCATCAACAATAATGACCTGTGGATAGCCCACATTAAGACGGGCGAGGAAAGGAGACTCACTTACTGCCACAAAG gtGTGGATAGCGTTAAGGAGGACCCCAAGTCTGCAGGTGTAGCAACATTTGTCATCCAAGAAGAGTTTGACCGCTTCACTGGCTACTGGTGGAGCCCCTCAGCAGTGGCAG aCCCTAATGGAGGTAAAACACTGTACCTGCTGTATGAAGAGGTGGATGAGACGGAAGTAGAGATTATTCATGTTCCATCTCCGGCACTGGAAGAGCGGAAAGCAGATGCATACAGATATCCACGTACAG GTAGCAAAAATCCCGCGGCCACCCTTAAACTGGCAGAGATCAAAACAGATCATCAAGGAAGA ATTGTGAGCACGCAAGATAAAGAACTTGCTGTCCCCTTCACCACCTTGTTTCCGGGGACAGAATACATCGCAAGGGTAGGATGGACGAGCGATGGAAAATA cGGCTGGGCAGTGCTTCTGGACCGCAGTCAGAGAAAACTACAGCTGGTCCTGCTGCCTCCAGCCCTCTTCATCCCTGTCACAGATGACCCAGTTCAGAGGCAGGAGAGTCTCGCAGCCGTGCCCAGCAACACACAGCCATACATAATCTACGAAGAGACCACCGACGTCTGGATTAAT GTTCACGACATATTCTATCCATTTATTCAAACGACAGAAGATGAGTTTACTTTCATTTGGATAAATGAGTCTAAAACTGGTTTTAGCCATCTGTATAAAATCACATCTCTGTTGCAACCTGGCTGCTACCATTGGACAGATGACTACCACCACATAGAGG GAGACTTCAAATGTGCAATCAAGGAAGAGGTTACACTGACCAGCGGAGAATGGGAAGTGCTGGCAAGACATGGTTCCAAG ATCTGGGTGAATGAGTCATCAAAGCTGGTGTACTTCCAGGGCACCAGAGACACTCCTCTGGAGCATCACCTCTACGTGGTCAGCTGTGACTCACCTGGAGATGTGGTCAGACTAACCAAGCCTGGCTTCTCTCATAGCTGCTCTGTTAGTCAG aactttgacttttttgtcaGCCACTACAGCAACGTGAGTACACCTCCGTGTGTTCACGTCTACAAACTGACCAGCTCAGAAGGTGACCCGCTGCACATGGTGCCTGAGTTCTGGGCCAGCATGATGGAATCACCAG GTTGCCCAGGAGATTACAATCCGCCTGAGATTTTTGACTTTCCAGGGAAGTCTGGCTTCCAGCTTTACGGGATGGTGTACAAACCTCACAACCTGCAACCTGGCAGGAAACACCCGACTGTTCTCTTCGTGTACGGAGGCCCACAG GTGCAGCTGGTGAACAACTCCTTCAAAGGGATGAAGTACCTCCGTCTGAACACGCTAGCCTCTCTGGGCTACGCTGTAGTTGTCATTGACGGGAGGGGCTCCTGTCAGAGGGGCCTTGAATTTGAAGGagcactaaaaaacaaaatg GGCCAGGTGGAGATTGAAGACCAGGTGGAGGGGCTGCAGTACGTAGCGGAAAAGTTCAACTTTGTGGACCTGAGCCGTGTTGCCATTCATGGCTGGTCATATGGtggtttcctctctctcatggGCCTCATCCAGCGACCCAATGTCTTCAAG CTGGCTATTGCAGGCGCCCCGGTGACTGTGTGGATGGCTTACGACACGGGCTACACAGAGCGTTACATGGACGTGCCTGAGAACAACCAGCAGGGCTACGAGGAAGGCTCGGTGGCACTGCATGTGGACAAACTGCCCAGCGA GCCCAACCGTTTGCTGATTCTCCATGGATTTCTAGATGAGAATGTGCACTTTTTCCACACCAATTTCCTAGTGTCACAGATAATCCGTGCTGGGAAGCCCTACCAGCTTCAG GTATATCCCAATGAGCGACACAGTATTCGCTGCCCTGAGTCTGGAGAGCACTACGAGATAATGCTGCTGCACTTTCTACAACAATACCTCTGA